A single genomic interval of Luteolibacter arcticus harbors:
- a CDS encoding beta strand repeat-containing protein, with product MKKTQWLSLFAAGGMIGAIFLLKDGDQPSEATTHPKESPVPRPARELVSSETPESTPADAEPMKPVLQAGSHQHTAECLHEHGEHSSAGGNEVKPVHQDLEPDFLDRIVSGKSVAFDLPDGRKATGTVDLIQHDAEGVLFVQGRLDKPAAGSYFFQRQTIAGVAGSLVGNIRFDAGKDAWKVLPEAPNGAPRLVASTVDDVVCANYAAMPAPPAAAEDAEQAEEGDAQHAPQTHPTNVTIPSYQNGVIPLQSLPDATGVVYLDFDGEKGPFSGWGNFDAAHSGANNSQIYDVWKMVAEDFQGFNLNVTTDRKVFDSAPQGRRVHCMVTPTTTAAPGAGGVAFIGSYNWGGDTVCWAFYTTGKSAVEVISHEVGHTLNLGHDGRTSPQEGYYGGHGSGATAWAPIMGVGYYANLSQWSKGEYANANNLQDDLAVIVNNNDVDYRADDRGNTLATASYLEIASNNSVSNEGIIESTGDVDAFRFVTSGGQTTLNVNTVGLNPNLDILAELVNAATGVVVTSNNPDLGIDATVTSNLPAGEYLLRVSGTGRGNPLTDGYTNYGSLGAYLVSGSVAGGMKPDRFSIAENSTNGTSVGTVVPRNNHGGATLTYAIASGNGAGAFAINSGSGLITVANGSPLDYEALSLRWDDPASIELFVNITNASNPSLNETVRVVVSATDVNEAHSIAGTSNASVYRNAIAGTLVADFSTEGEDQFDSITWSITSGNGGGAFALSSNGRLTVANSAALAAQGNHVLQITATDSGPLAPVITDNHTVTIGTLLWNPGNTLVVKNWTQEAGVTASQSSTYSTGVASRAIDGNVDGNWGNGSVSHTDTGTNSWWEVNLGADRLIGSVELFNRTDGAVTRLSNFRVSVLNASHVEVAGQDFYPGSGSVGASELWTLASTVTGRYVRVQFLGSNNDGNGYLSLAEVIVAAPLPPNLAVGDPNWAREAGATASQSSVLSGGAASRAIDGNIDGNWGNGSVTHTNTGSNSWWEVDLGADRVVGSVHLYNRTDGAGTRLSNFRVSVLDSSRVELAGQNYYQGTDFVGTSELWTLPSAVTGRHVRVQFLGSNNDGNGYLSLAEVRVFSTSTPSEPLATQSTTYQTGVASRAIDGNTNGTYSNGSVTHTDGSTNGWWQVNLGTLQNIDQIVLYNRTDLPQRLSNFKVSLWNGSTEVYSSTHFTAPGTWASNVFSLSQIEGMVADRVRVELLGNNNNGDKFLSLAEVQVYGTPPTKTWANAAGGSWISPGNWNGNGAANGADNTANFASLNLTANATVTLDGARTIGHLTFGDTTPSHNWALNTGSGGPLTLDVSSGSPLVTVNNQTATLGMVVAGNDGFTKAGSGTLVLNATSTYSGGTNINAGTLQVGNGGTTGALGTGTIVNNATLAYLFSNAGSISLPSGSAISGTGNLSAGARDIKLNGSITLGGSQTLAENGGGGLYQGIEVATSSTLTASAITLSGDVGKRSSNGNSLALDTSAANGPITLNVSLGRNGVWYEMTAFTANAGTGIINITGSGPASSGWRNTPVTLTGAMNITSNVNALNSVTLNATANGAAGGAFSGSMALIKHGTGTLTLSGANSYTGATTVSAGTLIVTGSLGATTTTVQSQATLGGTGTLGGAVTVQSSGALVPGLSGIDIGTLTLSNKALSLSGITAMQIARNGSMLSNDKVSGISTVTYGGWLLITDVGADALQAGNTFQLFSATTRTGSFSSLTLPALASGLAWDTSRLAVDGSIVVATSGGIVVSPYATWAATHGLDGSSNDTDSDGDGINNLLEFYLNGDPLTSDSSTLPVMTLGATHVVFTFQRRDDAEAHAGTELIQWGSDLSGWSDVILGASSSEADADGVSVEVSEHDDAPDDIKVSIPRTLEAGGKLFARLKVTE from the coding sequence ATGAAAAAGACCCAGTGGTTGAGCTTGTTCGCCGCAGGAGGAATGATCGGTGCGATCTTCCTTCTGAAAGACGGCGATCAACCCAGCGAAGCAACAACCCATCCGAAGGAATCCCCGGTACCGCGCCCGGCCCGGGAACTCGTTTCAAGTGAAACGCCGGAATCCACACCGGCCGACGCGGAACCGATGAAGCCGGTGCTTCAAGCCGGCTCGCACCAGCACACCGCAGAGTGCCTCCATGAGCATGGCGAGCATTCCAGCGCCGGCGGCAATGAGGTAAAGCCCGTCCATCAGGACCTTGAGCCGGACTTTCTGGACCGCATCGTTTCTGGAAAGTCCGTCGCCTTCGATCTCCCCGACGGCCGCAAGGCGACGGGCACCGTGGACCTGATCCAACACGATGCTGAAGGCGTCCTGTTCGTCCAGGGCCGCCTCGATAAACCGGCCGCGGGGTCCTATTTCTTCCAACGCCAAACCATCGCAGGAGTGGCCGGATCGCTGGTCGGCAACATCCGTTTCGACGCCGGCAAGGACGCGTGGAAGGTTCTGCCAGAGGCTCCGAACGGGGCCCCGCGCCTCGTCGCCAGCACCGTGGATGATGTGGTATGCGCGAACTACGCCGCGATGCCGGCACCGCCCGCGGCGGCCGAAGACGCGGAGCAAGCGGAGGAAGGCGACGCGCAACACGCGCCGCAGACTCATCCGACCAACGTCACCATCCCCTCGTATCAGAACGGCGTCATTCCCCTGCAGAGCCTGCCGGACGCTACCGGTGTCGTCTATCTCGACTTCGACGGCGAAAAGGGACCGTTCTCGGGCTGGGGAAATTTCGACGCCGCCCATTCCGGAGCCAATAACTCCCAAATCTACGATGTCTGGAAAATGGTCGCGGAGGATTTCCAAGGCTTCAACCTCAACGTGACCACCGACCGAAAGGTATTCGACTCGGCTCCGCAGGGCCGCCGCGTTCATTGCATGGTCACGCCCACTACCACCGCCGCTCCAGGTGCGGGTGGCGTGGCCTTCATCGGATCCTACAACTGGGGCGGCGATACTGTGTGCTGGGCTTTCTACACCACCGGCAAGTCGGCGGTTGAAGTCATCTCCCACGAGGTCGGGCACACCCTCAATCTCGGCCACGACGGGCGGACCAGTCCCCAGGAAGGCTACTATGGCGGCCACGGAAGTGGCGCTACTGCTTGGGCACCGATCATGGGCGTCGGCTACTACGCCAACCTCTCCCAATGGTCGAAGGGCGAGTATGCCAACGCCAACAACCTGCAGGATGACCTCGCGGTGATCGTCAACAACAACGACGTCGACTACCGCGCGGACGACCGGGGCAACACCCTCGCCACCGCTAGCTACCTCGAGATCGCGTCCAACAATTCGGTTTCCAACGAAGGGATCATCGAGAGCACCGGCGACGTGGACGCGTTCCGCTTCGTCACCAGCGGTGGCCAGACGACGCTCAACGTCAACACCGTCGGCCTAAATCCCAATCTGGACATCCTCGCGGAGCTCGTCAACGCCGCCACCGGTGTAGTGGTAACTTCTAACAATCCGGACCTTGGCATTGACGCCACCGTCACCTCCAACCTGCCGGCCGGCGAGTATCTACTGCGCGTGAGCGGCACCGGCCGCGGCAATCCTTTGACCGACGGCTATACGAACTACGGCAGCCTCGGTGCCTACCTCGTTTCCGGCTCGGTCGCCGGGGGCATGAAGCCCGACCGCTTCTCCATCGCTGAGAACAGCACCAACGGAACTTCGGTCGGCACCGTGGTGCCCCGCAACAATCACGGCGGCGCCACGCTCACTTACGCCATCGCTTCCGGCAACGGCGCGGGTGCCTTCGCGATCAACAGCGGCAGCGGCCTCATCACCGTGGCAAACGGTTCTCCACTCGACTACGAGGCGCTCTCCCTTCGCTGGGATGACCCGGCCAGCATAGAGCTGTTTGTGAACATCACCAATGCCTCGAACCCGTCCTTGAATGAAACCGTGCGCGTCGTGGTCAGCGCCACGGATGTTAACGAAGCCCACAGCATCGCCGGCACCTCCAACGCCTCGGTCTACCGCAACGCCATCGCCGGGACACTGGTGGCGGACTTCTCGACCGAGGGTGAGGATCAGTTCGACAGCATCACCTGGTCCATCACCTCGGGCAATGGCGGCGGTGCCTTCGCCCTTTCGTCGAACGGCAGACTGACCGTGGCGAATTCCGCTGCACTGGCCGCACAGGGCAACCATGTCCTGCAAATCACTGCGACGGACAGCGGCCCGCTGGCTCCCGTCATCACGGATAATCACACCGTTACCATCGGCACCTTGCTCTGGAATCCCGGCAATACCCTGGTCGTCAAGAATTGGACCCAGGAAGCGGGAGTGACGGCGAGCCAGTCCTCGACCTACAGCACGGGTGTCGCCTCAAGAGCCATCGATGGCAATGTGGACGGGAACTGGGGCAACGGAAGCGTTTCCCATACCGACACCGGCACTAACAGTTGGTGGGAAGTGAATCTGGGCGCCGATCGCCTCATCGGCTCGGTCGAGCTCTTCAATCGCACCGACGGAGCCGTCACGCGGCTTTCCAATTTCAGGGTCTCCGTGCTCAACGCCTCCCATGTGGAAGTCGCCGGCCAAGACTTCTATCCGGGCAGCGGCTCGGTGGGCGCCAGCGAACTATGGACCTTGGCCTCCACAGTGACCGGCCGCTATGTGCGGGTGCAATTCCTTGGCAGCAACAATGACGGCAACGGCTACCTGTCCCTGGCGGAGGTCATCGTCGCCGCGCCGCTTCCGCCCAATCTCGCCGTGGGTGATCCCAACTGGGCACGGGAAGCAGGAGCGACGGCGAGCCAGTCCTCGGTTCTGAGCGGGGGGGCCGCCTCACGGGCCATCGATGGCAACATTGACGGGAACTGGGGCAACGGAAGCGTCACTCATACCAACACCGGCAGCAACAGTTGGTGGGAAGTCGATCTCGGGGCCGACCGCGTCGTCGGCTCGGTGCACCTCTACAACCGCACCGATGGGGCGGGCACCCGGCTTTCCAACTTCAGGGTGTCGGTGCTCGACTCCAGCCGCGTGGAGCTCGCAGGCCAAAACTACTATCAGGGGACCGATTTTGTCGGCACCAGCGAGCTGTGGACCCTTCCTAGCGCCGTGACCGGCCGACATGTCCGGGTCCAGTTCCTAGGAAGCAACAACGATGGCAATGGCTACCTGAGCCTCGCCGAGGTTCGGGTCTTCTCCACCAGTACGCCGAGCGAGCCGCTTGCAACGCAATCCACCACCTACCAGACGGGAGTCGCTTCCCGCGCGATCGATGGCAACACGAATGGCACCTACTCCAATGGGAGCGTCACCCACACCGACGGCTCCACGAACGGTTGGTGGCAAGTGAATCTCGGAACGCTGCAGAACATTGATCAAATCGTTCTCTACAACCGGACGGATCTTCCTCAACGGCTTTCCAACTTCAAGGTGAGCCTCTGGAATGGAAGCACGGAGGTTTATAGCAGCACCCACTTCACCGCGCCCGGCACCTGGGCATCGAACGTGTTCAGCCTGTCTCAAATCGAAGGCATGGTTGCGGACCGCGTGAGGGTTGAGCTTCTCGGCAACAACAACAACGGAGACAAGTTCCTCTCATTGGCGGAAGTGCAGGTCTATGGAACTCCACCGACCAAAACCTGGGCCAATGCCGCAGGGGGATCGTGGATCAGCCCCGGCAACTGGAACGGCAACGGCGCTGCCAACGGTGCGGACAACACCGCCAACTTCGCCAGCCTGAACCTCACGGCCAATGCCACCGTCACGCTCGATGGCGCGCGCACCATCGGCCACCTGACCTTTGGCGACACCACTCCCAGCCACAACTGGGCCCTCAACACCGGCAGCGGTGGACCGCTCACGCTCGACGTCAGCTCGGGCAGTCCGCTGGTCACGGTCAACAACCAGACCGCCACCCTCGGAATGGTCGTCGCGGGAAATGACGGGTTCACCAAAGCCGGCTCCGGGACGCTGGTGCTCAATGCCACCAGCACCTACAGCGGCGGCACGAACATCAATGCGGGCACGCTTCAGGTCGGCAATGGCGGCACCACCGGGGCGCTTGGCACCGGCACCATCGTGAACAACGCCACCTTGGCCTATCTGTTCAGCAACGCGGGCTCGATCTCTCTGCCATCCGGCAGCGCCATCTCGGGCACGGGCAACCTCAGTGCGGGCGCCCGTGACATCAAGCTCAACGGCAGCATCACCCTGGGTGGCAGCCAGACCCTTGCCGAAAACGGTGGCGGGGGGCTCTATCAAGGGATCGAAGTCGCAACGTCCTCCACGCTCACGGCCTCGGCCATCACCCTGTCGGGCGATGTCGGCAAGCGAAGCAGCAACGGCAACAGCCTGGCCTTGGATACCAGTGCGGCGAACGGTCCGATCACGCTCAACGTGTCGCTGGGCCGCAACGGCGTCTGGTATGAGATGACCGCCTTCACCGCGAACGCGGGCACCGGTATCATCAACATCACCGGCTCCGGCCCCGCCTCCTCGGGCTGGAGGAATACCCCCGTGACCCTCACCGGCGCCATGAATATCACGTCCAACGTCAATGCCTTGAACTCGGTCACCCTCAATGCCACTGCCAACGGTGCCGCAGGGGGGGCCTTCTCGGGAAGCATGGCGCTGATCAAGCATGGCACCGGAACGCTCACGTTGTCCGGTGCGAACAGCTACACTGGTGCCACCACGGTCAGCGCGGGCACCTTGATCGTCACCGGATCCCTCGGCGCGACCACCACCACCGTCCAAAGCCAGGCCACCCTCGGTGGCACCGGCACCTTGGGCGGTGCCGTCACCGTGCAGAGCAGCGGCGCGCTCGTCCCGGGACTGAGTGGCATTGACATCGGCACGCTTACGCTCAGCAACAAGGCGCTCTCCCTGTCAGGCATCACCGCGATGCAGATTGCGCGCAATGGCAGCATGCTCTCCAACGACAAGGTCAGTGGCATCAGCACGGTGACCTACGGAGGCTGGCTGCTCATCACCGATGTGGGGGCGGACGCGCTACAGGCTGGCAACACGTTCCAGCTCTTCAGCGCCACCACCCGCACCGGCAGCTTCAGCAGCCTCACGCTGCCAGCCCTCGCCTCCGGCCTTGCGTGGGACACCAGTCGCCTCGCGGTTGACGGCAGCATCGTGGTTGCAACAAGCGGCGGAATCGTTGTCAGCCCCTACGCCACGTGGGCTGCGACCCACGGCCTCGACGGCTCCAGCAACGACACCGATTCCGATGGTGATGGCATCAACAACCTCCTCGAGTTCTATCTCAACGGGGACCCGCTGACTTCCGACAGCTCCACCCTCCCGGTCATGACGCTGGGTGCCACGCATGTGGTGTTTACCTTCCAGCGCCGCGACGATGCCGAGGCCCATGCCGGCACCGAGCTCATCCAGTGGGGATCGGACCTCTCCGGTTGGAGTGATGTCATTCTCGGTGCTTCCAGTTCCGAAGCCGACGCCGACGGCGTGTCGGTCGAAGTGAGCGAACACGATGATGCCCCGGATGACATCAAGGTATCGATTCCGCGCACTCTGGAGGCCGGCGGCAAGCTGTTCGCACGCCTCAAGGTCACCGAATGA
- a CDS encoding family 20 glycosylhydrolase — protein MKWHPLIHLLALLSAAVAAPNPSPLVVPAVHEWTGGEGTLEVETARILVDASHQASLAGVAAVLQSDLATLRGGPIGIEISDKPAAGAVFLTLTKPDAARPADFHRLEIDESVRLSASTPTGVFYATRTLLQMVARSPDGMLPRGTVTDWPDSRGRMLMLDVARKPFPIPVLKDYIRMMAWYKMNELHLHFTDESRGDRYPAFRIESKKFPGLHSKDLFYTWEELRELQDFAAARGMTITPEIDMPGHARPLTVYWPELKHPKLGESNLDITNPKTAETMKALLDEMIPLFDAPDFHIGTDEYRMGGLAKEEQAIAGEAFRKFINEMNAHVRSKGKNCRIWSGWSHMPGTTEPDPSVVIDIWLGTNGKELIGKGHKVIHSSDQRTYLVPGAGYYGVNLPAIYANWHPWVFGGADKNLDRYDPNLLGGKLHVWMDMGPAGYTMTEIAEATLPSIQAFAEKMWGTKGSKDHAEFQTRAAATLPVPGVSVFERMSGGCREKDVFYSRPAETTLKDVNSTVYLPWSVASRADLEYPWTLTMEVRKTAETGKRGVILGSDLVEICSDFKRTDTKKTKGPDGKPVVEKIPRHGIGLIRASGAFGKDPADSVKALEASAAVYSDALPLNEWVKITVVAEATKTAVFLNDVKTGESKHQMVCPLRHLGSKTGNSFVGQIRNLKVESTAR, from the coding sequence ATGAAATGGCACCCACTCATCCACCTGCTTGCTCTCCTCTCCGCCGCCGTTGCGGCACCGAATCCGTCGCCATTGGTGGTACCCGCGGTCCACGAATGGACTGGCGGTGAGGGCACCTTGGAGGTCGAGACGGCCCGTATCCTCGTCGATGCCAGCCATCAGGCATCATTGGCTGGAGTTGCCGCCGTTCTCCAAAGTGATCTCGCCACTCTGCGTGGCGGACCCATCGGCATTGAAATCTCCGACAAGCCAGCCGCCGGGGCCGTTTTCCTCACGTTGACCAAGCCGGACGCCGCACGCCCCGCAGACTTTCACCGTCTTGAGATCGATGAAAGCGTGCGCCTCTCCGCCAGCACCCCTACCGGCGTCTTTTACGCTACCCGCACGTTGCTGCAAATGGTGGCCCGATCCCCAGACGGCATGCTGCCCCGAGGCACCGTCACGGACTGGCCGGATTCGCGCGGCCGCATGCTGATGCTCGACGTGGCGCGCAAGCCGTTCCCGATCCCGGTGCTCAAGGACTACATCCGCATGATGGCTTGGTACAAGATGAACGAGCTCCACCTGCACTTCACCGACGAGTCCCGCGGTGACCGCTATCCGGCCTTCCGCATCGAGTCGAAGAAGTTCCCCGGCCTGCACAGCAAGGACCTGTTCTACACCTGGGAGGAATTGCGCGAGCTACAGGACTTCGCCGCCGCGCGTGGCATGACCATCACTCCGGAAATCGACATGCCCGGTCACGCCAGGCCTCTCACCGTCTATTGGCCGGAACTCAAACACCCGAAACTCGGCGAATCCAATCTCGACATTACTAACCCCAAGACCGCCGAGACCATGAAGGCGCTGCTCGACGAGATGATCCCGTTGTTCGATGCGCCGGATTTCCACATCGGCACGGACGAATACCGCATGGGAGGCTTGGCCAAGGAAGAGCAGGCGATCGCCGGCGAAGCCTTCCGCAAGTTCATCAACGAGATGAACGCCCATGTGCGGTCCAAAGGAAAAAATTGCCGCATCTGGTCCGGCTGGTCTCACATGCCCGGCACCACCGAACCGGATCCGTCTGTCGTGATCGACATCTGGCTTGGCACCAATGGCAAGGAACTCATCGGCAAGGGCCACAAGGTCATCCACTCGTCGGACCAGCGCACCTACCTCGTGCCCGGAGCGGGCTACTACGGGGTCAATCTGCCCGCCATCTACGCCAATTGGCATCCGTGGGTATTCGGCGGTGCCGACAAGAATCTGGACAGATACGATCCGAATCTCCTCGGTGGAAAGCTTCACGTCTGGATGGACATGGGTCCCGCCGGTTACACCATGACCGAGATCGCCGAAGCCACCCTCCCCAGCATCCAGGCCTTCGCCGAAAAAATGTGGGGCACCAAGGGCTCCAAGGACCATGCGGAGTTCCAGACCCGCGCGGCAGCGACGTTGCCGGTGCCCGGCGTGTCGGTCTTCGAGCGCATGTCCGGTGGCTGCCGCGAAAAGGACGTGTTCTATTCCAGGCCTGCCGAGACGACTCTCAAGGACGTCAACAGCACCGTCTATCTCCCGTGGTCCGTTGCCTCCCGCGCCGACCTCGAATATCCTTGGACGCTGACGATGGAAGTCCGCAAGACCGCCGAAACCGGCAAGCGCGGCGTGATCCTCGGTTCGGACCTCGTAGAGATTTGTTCCGACTTCAAACGCACGGACACGAAGAAAACCAAAGGCCCTGACGGCAAGCCGGTGGTCGAAAAAATCCCGCGCCATGGCATCGGTCTGATCCGGGCATCCGGTGCCTTTGGCAAGGATCCCGCCGATTCGGTCAAGGCACTCGAGGCATCGGCCGCCGTTTACAGCGACGCTCTCCCGCTCAACGAATGGGTGAAGATCACCGTGGTGGCCGAGGCGACCAAGACGGCCGTTTTTCTCAACGACGTCAAAACCGGCGAGAGCAAACACCAGATGGTCTGCCCGCTCCGCCATCTCGGGAGCAAGACCGGCAACTCCTTCGTGGGCCAGATCCGCAATCTGAAGGTGGAGTCAACGGCCCGGTAA
- a CDS encoding glycosyl hydrolase family 95 catalytic domain-containing protein, protein MKHLIAGGFISLFLLAAHGRAATPAATPQATAFAQNAVDWPVFMAKQDMHFTKLPRNWKEAPHFGNASVGSMLYLADRSGTALRLQVFRSDVQDHRDDSYGWAAYSRPRLGIGHFDLHTTGKITGCDWRKDLWNAELTGSITTDKGEIKIRHFTHADDDAIVTELTPSSGEKDCHWTWHPLPAKTTRSGGPAKLAKNPNPPGRLEKRGDTSVWIQDFLAGGQYATAWAERNDKGTRTHVATIAHSHPASTAADTAATGINRFKKANPSVWHQAHRDWWHRYYPQSFVSLPDAKLEALYWQTIYRFGSITRSGRFYVDTPGMWAQGGSWCYTTTDWNIEAAHWPVYTANRLDQGAALLEAFHRNREELVKAVRPVEWQKDSAYLPVTVSGDLQGNRDDLKSSHHFDMCMGNLTWTIANFWKHYRYSMDEAILREQVFPLLRRSINMYLHLLTEGPDGKLHLPPTYSPEAGTFEDANYDLAMLKWGCHTLIKSAGILKIDDPLIPRWKEVIARTIDFPQDERGFRLGSNRTADPGHRHLSHLVMIYPLYLVNSEQPERKEALEKSYAAANAVRGLPAMVQSHAAPIGANLGNGDATLLGLRRLQRDLLPNGMWYPSSPCLESSLGAANIVQEMLLQSWSDPTKDDAGPIRVFPACPTSWQDVTFHDLRTEGAFLVSAERKGGVTQWVRIKSLAGEPCRVRPALNGALQVKGPRTIAFKTVAPGVYDLDLKKDEEVLLTGE, encoded by the coding sequence GTGAAACATTTGATTGCTGGCGGCTTCATCTCGCTATTCCTGCTGGCCGCACATGGCCGGGCGGCAACTCCGGCAGCCACACCCCAAGCAACCGCATTCGCTCAAAACGCGGTCGATTGGCCTGTCTTCATGGCGAAGCAGGACATGCATTTCACCAAATTGCCACGCAATTGGAAGGAAGCTCCCCATTTCGGCAACGCCTCCGTCGGGTCCATGCTTTATCTGGCCGACAGGTCCGGCACCGCACTGCGATTGCAGGTTTTCCGCTCCGATGTGCAGGACCACCGCGATGACTCGTACGGCTGGGCCGCATACAGCCGCCCGCGTTTGGGCATCGGTCACTTCGATCTCCACACGACCGGTAAAATCACCGGCTGCGATTGGCGCAAGGACCTGTGGAATGCCGAGCTGACCGGCTCCATCACCACGGACAAAGGGGAAATCAAAATCCGTCATTTCACTCATGCGGACGACGATGCCATCGTCACCGAGCTGACGCCCTCATCAGGGGAAAAAGACTGCCATTGGACCTGGCATCCGCTTCCGGCAAAAACCACCCGCAGTGGCGGCCCGGCAAAACTCGCCAAGAATCCGAATCCGCCGGGGCGCTTGGAGAAGCGAGGTGACACCTCGGTGTGGATCCAGGACTTCCTGGCCGGCGGCCAATACGCCACCGCCTGGGCAGAGCGGAACGACAAGGGCACACGCACCCACGTCGCCACCATCGCGCACAGTCATCCGGCCTCTACCGCCGCCGATACCGCCGCGACCGGCATCAACCGTTTTAAAAAAGCGAATCCATCCGTCTGGCATCAGGCGCATCGCGATTGGTGGCATCGCTACTACCCGCAAAGTTTCGTCTCCCTTCCGGACGCAAAACTCGAGGCGCTCTACTGGCAGACCATTTACCGCTTCGGCTCCATCACGCGCTCCGGCCGTTTTTATGTAGATACGCCGGGCATGTGGGCACAGGGCGGGTCGTGGTGCTATACCACCACTGACTGGAACATCGAGGCCGCCCATTGGCCCGTCTATACCGCCAACCGTCTGGATCAGGGCGCGGCCTTGCTGGAAGCATTCCACAGGAACCGGGAGGAATTGGTCAAAGCGGTTCGCCCCGTGGAGTGGCAAAAGGATTCCGCCTACCTGCCCGTGACCGTCTCCGGCGACCTTCAAGGCAACCGCGACGACCTCAAATCATCGCACCATTTCGACATGTGCATGGGCAACCTCACGTGGACCATCGCCAACTTCTGGAAGCACTACCGCTACTCGATGGATGAAGCGATCCTGCGCGAGCAAGTTTTCCCGCTGCTCCGGCGCAGCATCAACATGTATCTGCACCTGCTGACGGAGGGGCCCGACGGCAAACTACACCTGCCACCCACCTACTCGCCCGAAGCGGGAACCTTCGAGGACGCCAACTATGATCTGGCGATGCTCAAGTGGGGTTGCCACACCCTGATCAAGTCCGCCGGCATCCTGAAGATCGATGACCCGCTGATCCCACGCTGGAAGGAGGTGATCGCCCGAACGATCGACTTCCCACAAGACGAACGTGGCTTCCGACTCGGCAGCAACCGGACAGCGGATCCCGGCCACCGGCACCTGTCCCATCTGGTGATGATCTATCCCCTGTATCTCGTGAATAGCGAGCAACCGGAGCGGAAGGAGGCATTGGAAAAATCCTACGCCGCCGCCAACGCGGTGCGTGGCCTGCCAGCCATGGTCCAGTCCCATGCCGCGCCCATCGGCGCGAACCTCGGGAATGGCGACGCGACGCTGCTCGGCTTGCGACGCCTGCAACGGGATCTCCTTCCCAATGGCATGTGGTATCCCTCATCCCCCTGCCTGGAATCATCACTCGGCGCGGCCAACATCGTGCAGGAGATGCTGCTCCAGAGCTGGAGCGATCCGACCAAAGACGACGCCGGTCCTATCCGGGTGTTTCCCGCATGTCCCACCTCATGGCAGGATGTGACCTTCCACGACCTGAGGACTGAAGGCGCGTTCCTCGTCTCCGCGGAACGCAAGGGCGGCGTCACCCAATGGGTGCGCATCAAGAGCCTCGCTGGCGAACCCTGCCGTGTGCGCCCCGCCCTGAATGGGGCCCTCCAAGTCAAGGGTCCGCGCACCATCGCATTCAAGACCGTGGCACCCGGCGTGTACGATCTCGATCTCAAGAAAGACGAGGAAGTGCTGCTGACTGGAGAATGA